The window ACCTGTTTCTTTTATGAGAACTGAGTTTGACCGATATTTTTTACAGATTACTGGGGAAAAGGTTATTACCAAAGAATTTCTCGAAGAAAACGGTAGTGACTATGGAGCCAAAAACATTTTTACTTTTAAAGAGGCTCTATTAAAAAGAGATATCGATACATTACTTGAACTATTTCCATTTATGTTCGGCTATAAAGAATTAGACCGTGCTATGAGCTATATTGAGGGGCAATTACGTTTACAGTTGCTAGTTAGCGAATGTCGCCAAGTGGGTATGTCTGTTCAAGCCATACAAAACTTATGTAAGGATCATGATTCGTCATTTAAACCATATCCGATTAAGCTAGCTTACGAAGCAAGTCCTAGAATTTCAGTTAAGGCCTTGCGAGCTTTATTAAAAGGGCTTTATGAGATTATATTAGATAGCCGTAGCAGCAAGGGCGATATTTGGCGATTTAGAGATTTATGTATTACCTACTGTGGGTATAAGGGATAAAAATGAAAGTACGTTATCGTGTTGTACCAAAACAGAATAAGAAATCATCCTTCTATGTGAACTGTCATAGCCAACATGTGACGATTCAAGCAGCAGACTCTGCATTTTCCACATTGCTTAGTCTACGTGAAAGGTTGTCTGCATGGTATAAGGAAAAAAATATCTCTTTTGATGATATTCCAACAAATACAGATACAGCTTGTTGCTTTGCTTGGAAAGTAGATACTGAAACGGGTGAAGGGTTAGATACCTATTATTATGGCGGTGGCTGTGGTGCTGGTGAATGGATTGAAGCGGCTGAAGCACAACGTGAAGCTGAAGAGGCTAAAAATCAAGAACCTAGAGGCAAGTCTTTTGCGGGTTATGACCAACAACATGAATATGATGATGTAGACGAAGATGATTTTGCCCCATTTGTAGAAGCTATTGAATTAGGCTATTTCAACAATAGTCCAGTTGTTGTGTCTCGTTCTAATCATACGGCTGCCGAATCTAGCAGTAGTGATACTATCGCATCTGTGAGCAGTACACCTAAAGCAAGCAAAGGCTTTGGACCTAAAAAAACTACAAAATCTACGGCTAAAGGAAGTGAAGGGGATGGTAAATATCCTCGTCGTGTACCAAAGGATGCACCTACTGATGAAGGCATGATTTTAGGACCTAAAATTGAAGGGGTCACATCTAAAATCATGGGCACCTTGGATACACCTAGTGTAATTTTTGAAGGTGTCTTTGTTGGTTTAGATAAACGTGATACTAAGACGGGTAAAAGTATCGTTAACGGCAGCATTGTAGATGATACAAATAGCATTAAATTTATCAAGTTTACGAACAGTCCTGAAGAAGGGGATGAATTACTAAAACAACTAAAAGGCTTACAACGGGTTCGCGTACAAGGTAGTGTTAGCTTTGATGATCGTTTTGACAAGGATTATATTCTTTCTATTCGCAGTATTGAAGCAATAGAAACTACTAGTGTGGAACGAACTGAAAATCGTCCGGACTCTCGTGTGGAACTCCACTTACATACCAAGATGAGTGATAAAGATGCTCTTGTATCTGTAAAAGACTTGTTTAAAACAATTAAAAAATGGGGCCATCCTGCGGTGGCTATTACGGACCATGGCGTAGTACAAGCCTTCCCAGAAGCGCAAGCTCTTGGTAAGGAGTTAGGTGTTAAAGTTATCTATGGTGTAGAAGGTTACCTCATCGAAGATGAAACGGTAATAAAAGATGAAGAGCCTGTACTAGATAAAAAGAAAAAGAAAGAAAAAGATAAACGGTACCATATTATTTTATTAGCTAAGAATATGGTTGGTTTGCGTAATTTATATAAAATGATTTCCATTTCTCACCTTGAACATTACAAAGTTCGTCCGCGTTTGCCTCGCTCCGTTATTGAAGAACATCGTGAAGGTATTATCATCGGTTCTGCCTGTGAAGCAGGGGAGCTTATGCAATCCATTGTTCGTGGAGCTACAAAAGAAGAGCTTTTGGAAGTAGCATCCTTCTACGATTATCTTGAGATTCAACCACATACTAACAATACGTTTTTGGTTCGTAAAGGTCTCATGCCCGACGAGCAGGCACTTATTGATATGAATAAGACCGTTATCGAATTAGGAGAAGCCTTAAACAAACCTGTATGTGCTACTTGTGACGTTCACTACCTGACACCAGAAGAAAAAATTTATCGTGAAATCATGTTAACTGCATGTGGTTATCCAGATGCAGACGAACAGCCAGATTTACATTTACGTACTACAGATGAAATGCTTGCGTCCTTCCCTTATTTAAGCGAAGAGAAAGCATACGAAGTAGTCGTTACTAATACACGTGCTATTAATGATAGCATTGAAGATATTAAGCCAGTGCCTGATGGTACATATTCACCTAAGATTGAAGGTGCTGACGAAGCTTTCACAGAAATGTGCTATAGAAATGCGAAGGCTATTTATGGTGATCTATTGCCTCGTGTCGTACAAGAACGTCTCGATTATGAATTGGATTGTATTATTTCCAATGGTTACGGCGTATTGTATTACATCGCTCATAAGCTGGTAAAAAAATCTCTTGATGATGGGTATCTCGTAGGTTCCCGTGGTTCCGTAGGGTCATCCTTTGCCGCTACCATGTCTGAGATTACAGAGGTAAACCCATTACCGCCTCATTATGTATGCCCTAACTGTAAATATTCAGAATTCTTTGAAAAGGGTGAATATGCAGGGGGCTTTGACTTGCCTCGTAAAGACTGTCCTGAATGCGGTCATGCTTTACAAACAAATGGTCACGATATTCCATTTGCTATTTTCCTTGGTTTCGAAGGTGATAAGGTTCCAGATATTGACCTTAACTTCTCTGGTGATTACCAAGCAAAAGCTCACAAATATACGGAAGAACTATTTGGCCGTGATAATGTATTTAAAGCAGGTACAATCGGCACTATAGCAGATAAAACTGCTTTTGGTTATGTTAAAAAGTACGCCGAAATTAGAGACATTCAAGCTCGTAATGGTTTTTTTGAACATTTAGCAAAGGGCTTTACAAATGTGAAGAATACTACAGGCCAACATCCTGGTGGTATTATGGTATGTCCTCGAGATATGGATGTGCATCACTTTACGCCAATTCAACATCCAGCTAATAAAAAGGAAAGTGGCGTATTAACGACACACTTTGATTATCACTCCATTGAAGGTCGTATGACTAAGCTTGATATTCTGGGCCATGATGATCCGACCATTATTCGTATGTTAGAGGATTTGACTGGTATCGATGCTAAGACAATACCATTTGATGATCCAAAGACATTAAGCTTGTTCTCCTCTACAGAGGGGATTGGTTTAACACCTGAGCAATTGCAAGGTGACCAAGTAGCTAGCTTGGCTGTTCCAGAATGTGGCACGAAATTCGTACGGGGCATGCTTGAAGACTCTCGTCCCCAAACAT of the Veillonella parvula genome contains:
- a CDS encoding PolC-type DNA polymerase III produces the protein MKVRYRVVPKQNKKSSFYVNCHSQHVTIQAADSAFSTLLSLRERLSAWYKEKNISFDDIPTNTDTACCFAWKVDTETGEGLDTYYYGGGCGAGEWIEAAEAQREAEEAKNQEPRGKSFAGYDQQHEYDDVDEDDFAPFVEAIELGYFNNSPVVVSRSNHTAAESSSSDTIASVSSTPKASKGFGPKKTTKSTAKGSEGDGKYPRRVPKDAPTDEGMILGPKIEGVTSKIMGTLDTPSVIFEGVFVGLDKRDTKTGKSIVNGSIVDDTNSIKFIKFTNSPEEGDELLKQLKGLQRVRVQGSVSFDDRFDKDYILSIRSIEAIETTSVERTENRPDSRVELHLHTKMSDKDALVSVKDLFKTIKKWGHPAVAITDHGVVQAFPEAQALGKELGVKVIYGVEGYLIEDETVIKDEEPVLDKKKKKEKDKRYHIILLAKNMVGLRNLYKMISISHLEHYKVRPRLPRSVIEEHREGIIIGSACEAGELMQSIVRGATKEELLEVASFYDYLEIQPHTNNTFLVRKGLMPDEQALIDMNKTVIELGEALNKPVCATCDVHYLTPEEKIYREIMLTACGYPDADEQPDLHLRTTDEMLASFPYLSEEKAYEVVVTNTRAINDSIEDIKPVPDGTYSPKIEGADEAFTEMCYRNAKAIYGDLLPRVVQERLDYELDCIISNGYGVLYYIAHKLVKKSLDDGYLVGSRGSVGSSFAATMSEITEVNPLPPHYVCPNCKYSEFFEKGEYAGGFDLPRKDCPECGHALQTNGHDIPFAIFLGFEGDKVPDIDLNFSGDYQAKAHKYTEELFGRDNVFKAGTIGTIADKTAFGYVKKYAEIRDIQARNGFFEHLAKGFTNVKNTTGQHPGGIMVCPRDMDVHHFTPIQHPANKKESGVLTTHFDYHSIEGRMTKLDILGHDDPTIIRMLEDLTGIDAKTIPFDDPKTLSLFSSTEGIGLTPEQLQGDQVASLAVPECGTKFVRGMLEDSRPQTFSDLVRISGFSHGTNVWLDNAQDLIKNGTCKLNEAISTRDDVMNFLIHRGMDRKHSFFVMENVRKGKGIEKRNKQGQATTEFEAEMRENNIPEWFIESCKKISYLFPRAHAVAYVMMAFRIAWFKVYHPLAFYAAYFSIRAKAFDLRIMTGDLKTQLTEFNRIKALDRAASPKDKDLMSALEVSMEMYQRGYRFINVDIQHSEARRFSIKDGALLPPFLAIDSLGETVADAIVEERNERPFTSLKDLQRRCKVSNTIIDLMKDLKCCGELPEDEQMSLFGA
- the holA gene encoding DNA polymerase III subunit delta — encoded protein: MAHIQLIYGDEPQLIEEEKRKFLSAYPDLPVTVLDDEVGPQKISEKLCEDSLFGDQKVFCLVNLPIIRKSGKNSDAWIPLYELLLEYNGDNPIVLIYHDMIDKRIKQNKEILEKIPNHQCKRLEGADLVMWIRQYCTSNGFKMTPDAQEYVAHLIDLWQEVPVSFMRTEFDRYFLQITGEKVITKEFLEENGSDYGAKNIFTFKEALLKRDIDTLLELFPFMFGYKELDRAMSYIEGQLRLQLLVSECRQVGMSVQAIQNLCKDHDSSFKPYPIKLAYEASPRISVKALRALLKGLYEIILDSRSSKGDIWRFRDLCITYCGYKG